A region of Kribbella sp. NBC_01245 DNA encodes the following proteins:
- a CDS encoding nuclear transport factor 2 family protein produces MTQRVEQHVAAFNQAVETGRWDEFGARFSPGARMTFVGAPAGPFEGRAAIVAAYQENPPTDTMKLLPESEQDGTDGIRFEWSKGGRGTMRLRWAPDGKVTSLEITFDD; encoded by the coding sequence ATGACGCAACGAGTCGAGCAGCACGTGGCGGCGTTCAACCAGGCGGTCGAGACCGGCCGGTGGGACGAGTTCGGTGCCAGGTTCAGCCCCGGCGCGCGGATGACCTTCGTCGGCGCACCGGCCGGGCCGTTCGAGGGGCGCGCGGCGATTGTCGCGGCCTATCAGGAGAATCCGCCGACGGACACGATGAAGCTGCTGCCGGAGTCGGAGCAGGACGGTACCGACGGGATCCGGTTCGAGTGGTCGAAGGGCGGCCGCGGCACGATGCGGTTGCGCTGGGCCCCGGACGGCAAGGTCACGTCGCTGGAGATCACCTTCGACGACTGA
- a CDS encoding aminotransferase class V-fold PLP-dependent enzyme gives MTSAQQLDVETLRTDTPGVRELVHFNNAGAGLMPTSVLAAMRDHLELEAEIGGYEAAAAKADALNGFYTEHAALLNAAPENLAFQSSATHAFSTALSTIPFEPGDVILTTRNDYISNQIAFMSLRRRFGVEVVRAPDAPEGGVDVPAMVALMRERRPRVVSVTHVPTNSGLVQPVAEIGRHTRELELLYLVDACQSVGQLPVDVAEIGCDFLTATSRKFLRGPRGAGFLYASDRVLATGMEPLFIDMRGADWTTPDGYTRSDTAKRFEQWEMPYALVLGAAESVRYARGVGIDEIASRSGALAAALRDRLRELDGVRVLDKGPALAAIVTFTIEGWDAQPFKSALQAKGINSSLTGRSSAQYDFADKNVDWCLRLSPHYYNTEAEVDRVANEIKSLTA, from the coding sequence ATGACTAGTGCGCAGCAGCTGGATGTCGAGACCTTGCGGACCGATACCCCTGGAGTCCGGGAACTGGTCCACTTCAACAACGCCGGCGCCGGGCTGATGCCGACGTCCGTGCTGGCCGCAATGCGGGACCACCTCGAGCTCGAGGCCGAGATCGGTGGTTACGAGGCGGCCGCCGCGAAGGCCGACGCGCTCAACGGGTTCTACACCGAGCACGCCGCCCTGCTGAACGCGGCGCCGGAGAATCTCGCTTTCCAGAGCAGTGCCACGCATGCCTTCAGTACGGCGTTGTCGACCATCCCCTTCGAGCCGGGCGACGTCATCCTCACCACGCGCAACGACTACATCTCGAACCAGATCGCGTTCATGTCGCTTCGCCGGCGCTTCGGCGTGGAGGTGGTCCGGGCGCCAGATGCACCCGAGGGCGGGGTCGACGTACCGGCCATGGTCGCCTTGATGCGGGAGCGGCGGCCGCGGGTGGTTTCGGTCACGCACGTCCCGACGAACTCCGGGCTGGTCCAGCCTGTTGCCGAGATCGGCCGTCATACGCGCGAGCTAGAGCTGCTCTATCTGGTCGACGCCTGCCAGTCGGTCGGGCAGCTCCCGGTCGATGTGGCCGAGATCGGCTGCGACTTCCTGACCGCGACCAGCCGGAAGTTCCTCCGCGGGCCGCGTGGCGCCGGCTTCTTATACGCGTCCGACCGGGTGCTGGCCACTGGGATGGAACCGTTGTTCATCGATATGCGCGGCGCCGATTGGACCACGCCGGACGGCTATACCCGCAGCGACACCGCGAAACGCTTCGAGCAGTGGGAGATGCCGTACGCCTTGGTGCTGGGCGCCGCCGAGTCGGTCCGCTACGCCCGCGGAGTCGGCATCGACGAGATCGCCAGCCGCTCGGGTGCGCTCGCCGCCGCGTTGCGCGATCGGCTGCGGGAGCTGGACGGCGTCCGCGTGCTCGACAAAGGCCCTGCGCTGGCCGCCATCGTGACGTTCACGATCGAGGGCTGGGACGCGCAACCGTTCAAGTCCGCGTTGCAGGCCAAGGGCATCAACTCATCCCTCACCGGCCGCTCGTCCGCGCAGTACGACTTCGCCGACAAGAACGTCGATTGGTGCCTGCGCCTTTCCCCGCACTACTACAACACCGAGGCCGAGGTGGACCGGGTCGCGAACGAGATCAAGTCGCTGACGGCCTGA